A genome region from Vulpes lagopus strain Blue_001 chromosome 7, ASM1834538v1, whole genome shotgun sequence includes the following:
- the LOC121495084 gene encoding olfactory receptor-like protein OLF4 produces the protein MKPANATRMSEFLLLGFSEEPELQPLIFGLFLSMYLITVFGNLLIILAISSESHLHTPMYFFLANLSLVDICFTSTTVPKMLRNIQSQSKVITYAGCITQMYFFIIFSGLDIYLLAVMAYDRFVAICQPLHYMAIMNTRLCGLLVLVSWTTSVLHSLLQTSMVLRLSFCTEVEIPHFFCELNQMIQLACSDTFLNNVVMYFAAMLLAGGPLTGILYSYSKIVSSICRISSAQGKYKAFSTCASHLSVVSLFFCTSLGVYLSSAATQSSHSSAVASVMYTVFTPMLNPFIYSLRNNDIKTALKRIIGAPVILGLKMCPRLQGS, from the coding sequence ATGAAACCAGCCAATGCTACACGAATGTCAGAATTCCTTCTTCTAGGGTTTTCAGAGGAACCAGAACTGCAGCCCCTCATATTTGGGCTTTTCCTATCCATGTACCTGATCACTGTGTTTGGAAACCTGCTCATCATCCTGGCCATCAGCTCTGAATCCCAtctccacacccccatgtacttcttccttgccaaccTATCCTTGGTGGACATCTGTTTCACCTCCACCACTGTCCcaaagatgctgaggaatatccAGAGTCAGAGCAAAGTCATCACCTATGCAGGCTGCATCACACAGATGtattttttcataatcttttcaGGTTTGGACATCTATCTCCTGGCTGTGATGGCTTATGACAGGTTTGTGGCCATTTGTCAACCTCTACACTACATGGCCATCATGAACACCAGGCTCTGTGGACTGCTGGTTCTGGTATCCTGGACCACGAGTGTCTTGCATTCCTTGTTACAAACCTCAATGGTGTTGCGGCTGTCCTTCTGTACAGAGGTGGAAATCCCCCACTTTTTCTGTGAACTCAATCAAATGATCCAACTTGCCTGTTCTGACACCTTTCTTAATAATGTGGTAATGTATTTTGCAGCTATGTTGCTGGCTGGTGGTCCCCTCACTGGGATCCTTTACTCGTATTCCAAGATTGTTTCCTCCATTTGTAGAATCTCATCAGCTCAGGGCAAGTATAAAGCTTTTTCCACCTGTGCATCTCATCTCTCAGTTGTCTCCTTATTTTTTTGTACTAGCCTAGGAGTGTACCTTAGCTCTGCTGCTACCCAGAGTTCCCACTCAAGTGCAGTGGCCTCAGTGATGTACACAGTGTTCACACCCATGCTGAACCCGTTCATCTATAGCTTGAGGAACAATGACATAAAGACGGCTCTGAAAAGAATCATTGGGGCTCCAGTGATACTGGGGCTGAAGATGTGCCCAAGATTGCAGGGCTCATAG